One genomic segment of Petrotoga sp. 9PWA.NaAc.5.4 includes these proteins:
- a CDS encoding flagellar hook-basal body protein — MRGIYSATAGMLNSFAELNTISNNLANADTIGYKKDYNLFKSVYEREISVFHDENDRGILIGNLYSSVVLDEVVPNMEQGTLIETKNNFDFAIYGEGLFKVERNGNYYYTRNGEFTLNQDGFLVNKNGDYILDNQNNRILVNPADFFVLSDGSISGTNIRLNIVNLNNPIKYGDNYYIGEEAADTNLFEVKQGYIESSNVNVLNEMIKMIEANRKFDILQRAITSEDSLNEKIIQIASSS; from the coding sequence ATGAGAGGAATATATTCTGCAACTGCAGGTATGTTGAATTCTTTTGCCGAATTAAACACTATCTCAAATAATTTAGCTAATGCAGATACCATAGGATACAAAAAGGATTACAACCTCTTTAAAAGTGTTTATGAAAGAGAAATTAGTGTGTTTCATGATGAAAATGACAGAGGAATTTTGATTGGAAATCTTTACAGTTCTGTAGTTTTAGATGAGGTTGTTCCAAATATGGAACAAGGGACTTTGATAGAAACGAAAAACAACTTTGATTTTGCTATCTATGGCGAAGGTCTTTTTAAAGTAGAAAGAAATGGCAATTATTATTATACTCGTAATGGAGAATTTACGTTAAACCAAGATGGTTTTCTTGTAAATAAAAACGGTGATTATATTTTAGATAACCAGAACAATCGTATATTAGTAAATCCAGCTGATTTCTTTGTACTTTCAGATGGCAGTATTTCTGGTACTAATATAAGGCTGAATATAGTAAACCTAAATAATCCGATAAAATATGGTGACAACTATTATATAGGAGAAGAAGCAGCTGACACAAACTTATTTGAAGTAAAACAAGGATATATAGAAAGTTCTAATGTAAATGTTTTAAATGAAATGATAAAAATGATTGAAGCAAACAGAAAATTTGATATATTGCAAAGAGCTATTACGAGCGAAGATTCTTTGAATGAAAAAATTATTCAAATAGCATCGAGCAGTTAA
- the flgA gene encoding flagellar basal body P-ring formation chaperone FlgA codes for MKDIFEDIKVDRTISYIVNDKLVYKKEDLFKILFGLLNSYYEEYEIVFDSEVIEIIYKKDSTNNLEYINLESFIRDTIKEYDKELIINNINITNVPNNIVSADVTRISQSNDKIYLNISINENNEKIRYVSAIVEVAKYQKIPVYSQDLKRGTLINESLTQQATNNILNINYKPVDVNLLNSGKYELTKDVKKGEVVNALYLKKIPDIKAGDILSVIIEADGIKVTTFARSMTNGNFGEIISARNTETGIIISGQLVEGPALIIKLGGQEYEKN; via the coding sequence TTGAAAGATATCTTTGAAGACATAAAGGTTGACAGAACAATATCTTATATTGTTAACGATAAACTCGTTTATAAAAAAGAAGATCTTTTCAAAATTTTATTTGGTTTATTAAATAGCTATTATGAAGAATACGAAATAGTTTTTGACTCAGAAGTTATTGAAATTATATATAAAAAAGATTCGACAAATAATTTAGAATATATAAATTTAGAAAGTTTTATAAGAGATACTATTAAGGAATACGACAAAGAACTTATCATAAACAATATAAATATAACAAATGTACCTAATAATATTGTGAGTGCAGATGTCACAAGAATATCTCAAAGTAACGATAAAATTTATTTAAATATTTCTATTAATGAAAACAACGAAAAAATTAGGTATGTGTCTGCGATCGTAGAAGTAGCAAAATATCAAAAGATACCTGTTTATTCACAAGATTTAAAAAGAGGAACTTTAATAAACGAATCTTTAACCCAACAAGCTACAAATAACATTCTAAACATAAATTATAAGCCTGTAGATGTTAATTTACTAAATTCTGGAAAATATGAATTAACTAAAGATGTTAAAAAAGGAGAAGTAGTAAATGCTCTTTACCTAAAAAAGATACCTGATATAAAAGCAGGGGACATTTTATCTGTAATAATTGAAGCTGATGGTATAAAAGTTACAACTTTTGCAAGGTCTATGACCAATGGTAATTTTGGAGAAATTATCAGTGCACGAAATACAGAAACAGGGATTATTATTTCTGGTCAATTAGTAGAAGGTCCCGCTTTGATTATTAAGTTAGGAGGCCAAGAATATGAAAAAAACTAA
- the flgG gene encoding flagellar basal-body rod protein FlgG yields the protein MLVSLYSAATGMNAEQRKLDIISNNLSNVDTTGYKKQRAEFQDLLYSPVKEAGTPTAQGSILPTGLYVGHGTRLAATTRIFTLGNIEPTDNSTDLAIMGDGFFQVQMQDGRIAYTRDGSFKMDANGRLTTSDGLMLIPNIVIPENAVGINISPDGIVSVALGDGSIQNVGNITTVRFLNPSGLKPMGNNLYLETPASGNPTEGIPGQDGFGSLQQGYLEKSNVDVVKEMVDMIIAQRAYDINSKTITTADEMLRTVSNIKR from the coding sequence ATGTTAGTCTCGCTATACAGTGCGGCAACAGGTATGAATGCAGAACAAAGAAAATTAGACATTATTTCCAATAATCTTTCTAACGTAGATACCACAGGATATAAAAAACAAAGAGCCGAATTTCAAGATTTACTTTATTCACCGGTCAAAGAAGCGGGAACTCCAACTGCGCAAGGCTCTATTCTTCCGACTGGATTATACGTTGGACATGGAACCAGATTAGCTGCAACTACAAGAATTTTTACATTAGGAAATATTGAACCAACAGATAACTCCACAGATTTAGCAATAATGGGAGACGGCTTCTTCCAAGTACAAATGCAAGATGGAAGAATTGCTTATACTCGAGACGGTTCTTTCAAAATGGATGCTAACGGAAGGCTTACAACAAGTGATGGACTTATGTTAATTCCGAATATTGTTATTCCAGAAAATGCTGTAGGAATAAATATATCTCCTGATGGAATAGTTAGCGTTGCCTTAGGGGATGGATCTATACAAAATGTAGGAAACATAACAACTGTTAGATTTTTAAATCCTTCCGGATTAAAACCGATGGGTAATAATCTTTATTTAGAAACACCTGCCTCAGGTAATCCTACAGAAGGTATACCAGGTCAAGATGGTTTTGGTTCATTACAACAAGGTTATTTAGAAAAATCTAACGTGGATGTAGTTAAAGAAATGGTGGATATGATAATTGCTCAAAGAGCATACGATATAAATTCAAAAACTATCACCACTGCTGATGAAATGTTAAGAACAGTTTCAAACATCAAGAGGTAA
- a CDS encoding putative Se/S carrier-like protein, with protein MSENLRTTLDLNEVIIITNYELIEAKKLLEKEKIFSKIFPAPKTVLEACSPVLMISNKDEKKVLKVFENNGIFYKTLIIEKNIIWELLKR; from the coding sequence TTGAGTGAAAATTTAAGAACTACTTTAGATTTAAATGAAGTTATAATAATTACGAATTATGAATTAATTGAAGCAAAAAAACTTTTAGAAAAAGAAAAAATATTCAGTAAAATATTCCCCGCCCCCAAAACAGTTTTAGAGGCATGTTCTCCTGTGTTGATGATTTCTAACAAAGACGAAAAAAAAGTTTTAAAAGTTTTTGAGAATAATGGAATATTTTATAAAACATTAATCATTGAAAAAAACATAATATGGGAGCTTTTAAAAAGATGA
- a CDS encoding rod shape-determining protein, translating to MAKSDLGIDLGTATFVVYQRGKGIIIEEPSVVAIDKNKKNMIAIGREAKEMMGKTPQQIQIVRPVQDGVITDPNIIEEILRFFIKKAKSQGLGMYKPRLIIGIPALTTDVERRAVKEAGSRVGASKVYLISEPLAAAIGSGIDITEPNGNIVIDIGGGTTDIAVLSLGGCVISETIKTAGEAMDMEIVKYIKRRYKFNIGEATAEKLKIDIGKAHPSEENLEMEVKGQNLKTGLPASLVLTSEDIFNAIRPVLNEIINKIKNILEKTPPELAADIMKNGIIVVGGIARLRGLGKLISEQTGVRTYIPEDPHLTCAKGTGILLENVELLNKVQVN from the coding sequence ATGGCAAAATCTGATCTGGGTATAGATTTAGGGACAGCAACATTCGTTGTTTACCAAAGAGGAAAAGGAATAATTATTGAAGAACCATCTGTTGTTGCAATTGACAAAAACAAAAAAAATATGATAGCTATTGGAAGAGAAGCTAAAGAAATGATGGGAAAAACTCCTCAGCAGATACAAATTGTAAGGCCTGTTCAAGATGGGGTGATAACTGATCCTAATATTATCGAAGAAATACTAAGATTTTTTATAAAAAAAGCTAAATCTCAGGGACTCGGTATGTATAAGCCAAGATTAATAATTGGTATTCCAGCTCTAACAACAGATGTAGAAAGAAGAGCTGTCAAAGAAGCAGGTTCAAGAGTTGGAGCTTCAAAAGTTTATCTAATAAGTGAACCTTTAGCAGCAGCTATTGGAAGCGGAATTGATATAACAGAACCTAATGGAAATATTGTAATTGATATAGGTGGAGGTACAACAGACATCGCTGTTTTAAGTCTTGGAGGATGTGTGATAAGTGAAACTATAAAAACAGCGGGAGAAGCTATGGATATGGAGATTGTAAAATATATTAAAAGGCGCTACAAGTTTAATATAGGTGAGGCAACTGCAGAAAAACTAAAAATTGATATAGGTAAAGCACATCCAAGTGAAGAAAATCTTGAGATGGAGGTAAAGGGGCAAAATTTAAAAACAGGTTTGCCTGCTTCGTTGGTATTAACTTCTGAAGATATCTTTAATGCAATAAGACCTGTTTTAAATGAAATTATAAACAAAATAAAAAATATATTAGAAAAAACTCCTCCAGAATTGGCAGCAGATATTATGAAAAACGGTATTATAGTTGTTGGTGGAATAGCAAGACTTCGGGGATTAGGTAAATTAATTAGCGAACAAACGGGCGTTAGAACCTATATTCCAGAAGATCCACATTTAACTTGTGCAAAAGGTACAGGAATTTTGTTAGAAAATGTAGAATTATTAAACAAGGTCCAAGTAAATTAA
- a CDS encoding RuvX/YqgF family protein, translating to MKIYAVDYGEQHCGIAVSDDNIKIAVPKDTVKTVDLQSYFQKLELKKNSIVVFGLPISLSGRYSKQTCLTIDAAIKLKKTVECKIFFVDERLTTSSLYNEFKGKVSSKKIKLSKDQNSSVLILSIFLSNTKNAIELEEKRIFELPEDFSNYKDILIYDTALNLSLEKENISIFARDPWIFWFYCTKNIKSTSLISDLKNYYDLVILENNKKDEFNQIINFSKIMCL from the coding sequence ATGAAAATTTACGCTGTTGACTATGGAGAACAACATTGTGGAATAGCTGTTTCTGATGATAATATAAAAATTGCTGTGCCAAAAGATACAGTCAAAACAGTTGATTTACAAAGTTATTTTCAAAAACTTGAGCTAAAAAAAAATTCTATAGTGGTATTTGGACTTCCTATTTCTTTATCTGGAAGATATTCAAAGCAAACTTGTTTGACTATAGACGCAGCAATAAAACTAAAAAAAACTGTTGAATGTAAAATTTTCTTTGTGGATGAAAGATTGACTACTTCGTCCTTATACAACGAATTTAAAGGGAAAGTATCTTCCAAAAAGATTAAATTATCCAAAGACCAAAATAGTAGCGTATTAATTTTATCAATCTTTTTATCAAATACTAAAAACGCTATAGAATTAGAAGAAAAACGAATCTTTGAATTGCCTGAAGATTTTTCAAATTATAAAGATATTTTGATATATGATACAGCTTTGAATCTATCTTTGGAAAAAGAAAATATCTCCATATTTGCAAGGGATCCGTGGATATTTTGGTTTTATTGTACAAAAAACATAAAAAGCACTTCTTTAATTTCTGATTTGAAAAATTATTATGACTTAGTGATTTTAGAAAACAATAAAAAAGATGAATTCAATCAAATAATAAACTTTTCAAAAATAATGTGCCTGTAG